A genomic window from Patescibacteria group bacterium includes:
- a CDS encoding WecB/TagA/CpsF family glycosyltransferase, protein MLKNYSVINILGIRLHKISRPDLEKEIVSALSAKGRPVLFIATINPSFIMRAQKDEAFKDILNKKTTINVADGVGLKLADKNLEIITGVKITSILLSYAEKLGKSVLVVTKKDSLTPKTAIQHYFHINYPKLYFSVREEASLDVREHDVLLCALGEAAQEKFIVDNTSFIKPKVAVGIGGTFDVLIGTVRVPRTKYFGWVFRLLANPKRLPKIIKSVLIFPILVIARRNEVTAKQSR, encoded by the coding sequence ATGTTGAAGAATTACTCTGTAATTAACATTCTCGGCATCCGTCTACATAAAATCTCTCGCCCCGACCTAGAAAAAGAGATAGTGTCCGCATTGTCCGCTAAAGGGCGTCCCGTTCTGTTTATCGCCACAATAAACCCCTCCTTTATTATGAGGGCGCAAAAAGATGAGGCGTTTAAAGACATTCTGAACAAAAAGACCACGATAAATGTGGCGGACGGTGTGGGGCTGAAACTTGCGGACAAAAACCTTGAAATTATTACAGGTGTTAAAATTACCTCTATTCTGCTGTCTTATGCAGAGAAACTGGGGAAATCAGTGTTGGTAGTAACCAAAAAGGACTCCCTAACCCCTAAAACTGCAATCCAACATTATTTCCACATAAATTATCCTAAATTGTATTTTAGTGTGCGAGAGGAGGCATCGCTGGATGTAAGAGAACACGATGTCCTCCTTTGCGCTTTGGGAGAAGCGGCGCAGGAAAAGTTCATTGTTGATAATACCTCCTTTATTAAACCAAAGGTTGCGGTAGGGATTGGGGGAACATTTGATGTATTGATAGGCACTGTTCGTGTTCCGCGGACAAAGTATTTTGGATGGGTTTTCAGGCTGTTGGCAAATCCCAAACGGTTGCCTAAAATAATCAAATCTGTCCTAATCTTCCCCATCCTTGTCATTGCGAGGAGGAACGAAGTGACGGCGAAGCAATCCCGATAA
- a CDS encoding helix-turn-helix domain-containing protein: MELALPDKLFSSTEVCDILGVSLRTLYRYIESGDMGSIQTPTGRHRFTKKHIEDFLGKGKRVSAIRPVLQKPVVQEPQESEKPKSTVEVSKIVEDVVAEKEEEEISPAEGLSLAEEEREEPSVELGQEELVEDIRETFYKMEGLDVRGVAKKIKEVAEQHNLKYAFTGLGGLSLHYPIKPFSNLEVYINRDLLNLWIKELNLVEASKLTANLKVKFGDDAISSAESLGGLMVANTSVLAQDLRSEGYDELAEELNNRI; encoded by the coding sequence ATGGAACTAGCATTGCCTGACAAATTATTTTCATCTACGGAAGTCTGCGACATTTTAGGCGTAAGCCTTAGAACGCTTTATCGTTATATAGAATCCGGTGATATGGGTTCTATACAAACTCCCACAGGACGACATAGATTTACAAAAAAACACATAGAAGATTTTCTAGGCAAGGGGAAGAGGGTATCGGCCATCCGTCCAGTTTTGCAGAAGCCTGTTGTTCAAGAACCCCAAGAGTCCGAGAAACCTAAATCAACGGTGGAAGTGTCCAAAATTGTGGAAGATGTTGTAGCAGAAAAAGAAGAAGAAGAAATATCTCCGGCAGAAGGGCTGTCTTTGGCGGAAGAAGAACGCGAGGAGCCATCTGTAGAGTTGGGTCAAGAAGAGTTGGTGGAGGACATCCGCGAGACTTTTTATAAAATGGAGGGGTTGGATGTGCGGGGGGTTGCCAAAAAAATAAAAGAGGTGGCGGAACAGCATAATTTAAAATACGCTTTTACTGGTCTTGGGGGATTAAGTTTGCATTATCCCATTAAACCTTTTTCTAATTTAGAAGTTTACATAAACCGAGATTTGCTGAATTTATGGATTAAGGAGCTAAATTTGGTTGAGGCTTCAAAACTAACTGCCAATTTAAAAGTTAAATTTGGAGATGACGCCATTTCTTCCGCGGAATCCCTTGGTGGGCTAATGGTTGCTAACACCTCTGTTTTAGCGCAGGATTTGCGCAGTGAAGGCTACGATGAGCTCGCCGAAGAATTAAATAATAGGATATAA